The Neisseria yangbaofengii genome contains a region encoding:
- a CDS encoding phosphoribosylglycinamide synthetase → MRISQCTLVVLSAFALLTACQKEPEPTPAPQAEQQLPAPEQTPAPEPAPAPEPAATSLIRDSASAAQQDPAAGAIQSKPFGEGTLALTKVKVIGQILNMEFLFIPPKKADGSGYQYVSIHTGNVRDFAYIDETTSKRIGLLQDENGQYMTNPAANPKNIHLYGSTPKILALKFPAPPETTPTITIDFPGAGSFDSVPVSR, encoded by the coding sequence ATGCGTATTTCCCAATGTACCCTTGTTGTTTTGTCTGCTTTTGCCCTGCTGACTGCCTGTCAGAAAGAACCCGAGCCAACCCCTGCTCCTCAGGCGGAACAACAGCTTCCTGCGCCCGAGCAGACACCTGCCCCCGAACCTGCTCCTGCGCCCGAACCTGCCGCCACCAGCCTGATCCGCGACTCCGCGTCTGCCGCGCAGCAGGATCCCGCAGCCGGGGCAATCCAGTCCAAACCGTTTGGCGAAGGTACGCTGGCTTTAACCAAAGTCAAAGTCATCGGTCAGATTCTCAATATGGAATTTCTGTTCATACCGCCCAAAAAGGCAGACGGTAGCGGCTATCAATACGTTAGCATACACACCGGCAATGTTCGCGATTTTGCCTATATCGATGAAACCACCAGCAAACGCATCGGTCTTTTGCAGGACGAAAACGGGCAATATATGACCAATCCTGCCGCAAACCCTAAGAATATACACTTGTACGGCAGCACGCCTAAAATCCTTGCGCTTAAATTCCCCGCCCCGCCCGAAACCACGCCGACCATCACCATCGATTTCCCCGGAGCCGGTTCGTTTGATTCGGTGCCGGTGAGCCGCTGA
- the rpsL gene encoding 30S ribosomal protein S12, which yields MPTINQLVRKGRQKPVYVNKVPALEACPQKRGVCTRVYTTTPKKPNSALRKVCKVRLTNGFEVISYIGGEGHNLQEHSVVLIRGGRVKDLPGVRYHTVRGSLDTAGVKDRKQARSKYGAKRPK from the coding sequence ATGCCAACTATTAACCAATTAGTACGCAAAGGCCGTCAAAAGCCTGTGTACGTAAACAAAGTGCCTGCACTGGAAGCCTGCCCGCAAAAACGCGGCGTATGCACCCGTGTGTACACCACAACCCCTAAAAAACCTAACTCTGCATTGCGTAAAGTATGTAAAGTCCGCCTGACCAACGGTTTCGAAGTGATTTCGTACATCGGCGGTGAAGGCCACAACCTGCAAGAGCACAGCGTCGTATTGATCCGCGGCGGTCGTGTAAAAGACTTGCCGGGTGTGCGTTACCACACTGTACGCGGTTCTTTGGATACTGCAGGTGTTAAAGACCGTAAACAAGCCCGTTCTAAATACGGTGCTAAGCGTCCTAAATAA
- the rpsG gene encoding 30S ribosomal protein S7, with protein sequence MPRRREVPKRDVLPDPKFGSVELTKFMNVLMIDGKKSVAERIVYGALEQIEKKTGKVAIEVFNEAIANAKPIVEVKSRRVGGANYQVPVEVRPSRRLALAMRWVRDAARKRGEKSMDLRLAGELIDASEGRGGALKKREEVHRMAEANKAFSHFRF encoded by the coding sequence ATGCCAAGACGTAGAGAAGTCCCTAAGCGCGACGTATTGCCAGATCCAAAATTCGGCAGCGTTGAGCTGACTAAATTCATGAACGTATTGATGATTGACGGTAAAAAATCGGTTGCCGAGCGTATCGTTTACGGTGCGCTGGAGCAAATCGAGAAAAAAACCGGCAAAGTTGCAATCGAAGTATTCAACGAAGCTATTGCTAACGCCAAACCTATCGTGGAAGTGAAAAGCCGTCGTGTAGGTGGTGCAAACTACCAAGTTCCTGTTGAGGTTCGTCCTTCACGCCGCTTGGCTTTGGCAATGCGCTGGGTGCGCGATGCTGCCCGTAAACGTGGTGAGAAATCAATGGATCTGCGTTTGGCAGGCGAATTGATCGACGCTTCAGAAGGTCGTGGCGGTGCGTTGAAAAAACGTGAAGAAGTACACCGCATGGCTGAAGCGAACAAAGCGTTCTCTCACTTCCGTTTCTAA